In a genomic window of Flavobacterium sp. KACC 22761:
- a CDS encoding glucose-1-phosphate adenylyltransferase yields MKFKKKNVVAIILGGGQGSRLFPLTETRSKPAVPIGGKYRLVDIPISNCINSDIFKIFVLTQFNSASLNAHIKNTFNFSIFSQSFVDILAAEQTPDNPTWFQGTADAVRQCMSHFLKHDFDHALILSGDQLYQMDFNEMLEAHIAADAEISIATLPVNAKDAPEFGILKTNHESVIEAFIEKPDASLLPQWESEVSEQMQEKGKKYLASMGIYIFNKSLLEELMANPDTKDFGKEIIPQAVGKHKILSYQYEGYWTDIGNIESFFEANIGLTADIPEFNLFDNDNKIFTRPRLLPPSKFRNSIINQSLISEGCIINAKEIKSSVIGIRSRIGVGTVLENCYVMGNDFYQDLDELNHEASVNKIHVGIGENCFIKNALVDKNVRIGNNVHISGGKHLDNFTNELYSIKDGIVVIKKGAILSDNFRIE; encoded by the coding sequence ATGAAATTTAAAAAGAAAAATGTAGTTGCCATTATTTTAGGAGGCGGACAAGGATCGCGCTTGTTCCCGTTAACAGAAACGAGATCAAAACCTGCAGTTCCTATTGGAGGAAAATATCGTTTGGTCGATATTCCAATTTCGAATTGCATCAATTCGGATATTTTTAAAATATTTGTTTTGACACAGTTTAATTCTGCATCTTTAAATGCTCATATTAAAAACACTTTTAATTTTAGTATTTTCAGCCAGTCTTTTGTTGATATTTTGGCCGCAGAGCAAACTCCTGATAATCCAACCTGGTTTCAAGGAACAGCAGATGCTGTTAGACAATGTATGTCACATTTTTTGAAACATGATTTTGACCATGCTTTGATTCTTTCAGGTGATCAACTATACCAAATGGATTTTAATGAAATGTTAGAAGCTCATATTGCAGCTGATGCTGAAATTTCGATTGCAACTTTGCCTGTAAATGCTAAAGATGCTCCGGAGTTTGGAATTTTAAAAACCAATCACGAGAGTGTTATTGAAGCTTTTATTGAAAAACCAGATGCTTCTTTATTGCCACAGTGGGAATCTGAGGTGAGCGAGCAAATGCAAGAAAAAGGCAAAAAATACTTGGCTTCAATGGGAATTTATATTTTTAATAAATCGTTGTTGGAGGAGTTAATGGCAAATCCGGACACGAAGGATTTTGGAAAAGAAATTATTCCACAAGCCGTTGGAAAACATAAAATATTAAGTTATCAATACGAAGGATATTGGACAGATATCGGAAATATTGAATCATTCTTTGAAGCAAATATCGGCTTAACCGCTGATATTCCAGAGTTTAATTTGTTCGATAATGACAACAAGATTTTTACAAGACCGCGATTGCTTCCTCCGTCAAAATTTAGAAATTCTATCATCAATCAATCCTTGATTTCTGAAGGCTGTATTATTAATGCTAAAGAAATTAAAAGCTCAGTAATTGGAATTCGTTCGAGAATTGGCGTTGGAACCGTTCTTGAAAATTGCTATGTGATGGGGAACGATTTCTATCAAGATCTTGATGAACTAAATCATGAAGCAAGCGTAAATAAAATTCATGTTGGAATTGGTGAAAATTGCTTCATTAAAAATGCTTTAGTAGATAAAAATGTCCGCATTGGAAATAACGTTCACATTAGCGGAGGAAAACATTTGGATAATTTTACAAACGAATTATACAGCATAAAAGATGGTATTGTTGTGATTAAAAAAGGAGCGATTCTTTCGGATAATTTTAGAATTGAATAA
- the glgB gene encoding 1,4-alpha-glucan branching protein GlgB has product MTKVITHSLFTDFDIDLFKAGKHFKLYEKLGAHLIEVNGTKGVYFAVWAPTAKSVSVVGDFNCWVQGEHELQVRWDSSGIWEGFIPDLSKGSLYKYKIQSHIDGVVTEKADPFALYCEKPPHTASVVWDLDYNWKDKNWMESRHQNNALDKPYSVYEVHLGSWKRAEHNRFLTYLELADDLVNYVKETGFTHVEFMPIMEYPYDPSWGYQLTGYFAPTSRFGKPQDFMVLVDKLHQAGIGVILDWVPSHFPDDAHGLGFFDGSHLYEHPDRRKGYHPDWKSLVFNYGRNEVRAFLISNAVFWLQNYHADGLRVDAVASMLYLDYSRNDGEWEPNIYGGRENLDSISFLKEFNEVIYSNFNGIQTIAEESTSFPMVSRPTSYGGLGFGMKWMMGWMHDTLKYFQKETVYRKYHQNDLTFSMTYAFTENFMLPFSHDEVVYGKKSLIYKMPGDEWQRFANLRLLYGYMFTHPGTKLLFMGAEFGQSDEWNFEKSLDWHLLQYDYHSGIKKVITDLNQLYKSQPALFEKQFTGEGFEWINYSDHQNAIVSFIRKGNNPDENLVVVCNFTQVVRENYRIGISKKGKLKEIFNSDAKIYGGSGVGNPTSIKIDISPYDGRDYSVELILPPLSVTVYSFE; this is encoded by the coding sequence ATGACAAAAGTAATTACGCATTCTTTATTTACCGATTTTGATATTGATTTATTCAAAGCAGGAAAACATTTCAAATTATATGAAAAGTTAGGAGCGCATTTAATTGAAGTAAATGGAACAAAAGGCGTGTATTTTGCCGTTTGGGCCCCTACGGCCAAATCAGTTTCTGTGGTTGGAGATTTTAATTGTTGGGTTCAAGGCGAACATGAATTGCAGGTTCGTTGGGATTCTTCTGGAATTTGGGAAGGATTTATTCCTGATTTGTCAAAAGGTTCGCTTTATAAATACAAAATTCAGTCGCATATCGATGGAGTTGTAACTGAAAAAGCAGATCCATTTGCTTTATATTGTGAAAAACCACCACATACAGCATCAGTTGTCTGGGATTTAGATTACAATTGGAAAGATAAAAATTGGATGGAATCGCGCCATCAAAATAATGCCCTTGACAAACCTTATTCGGTTTATGAAGTGCATTTAGGATCGTGGAAACGAGCAGAACATAACCGCTTTTTGACTTATTTGGAATTAGCAGACGATTTGGTAAATTATGTAAAAGAAACAGGTTTTACACATGTAGAATTTATGCCGATCATGGAATATCCTTATGATCCTTCATGGGGATATCAACTGACAGGATATTTTGCGCCAACTTCTCGTTTTGGAAAACCTCAGGATTTTATGGTTTTGGTTGATAAACTGCATCAGGCTGGTATTGGTGTAATTTTGGATTGGGTTCCGTCGCACTTTCCTGACGATGCACATGGTTTAGGCTTCTTCGATGGTTCGCATTTATATGAACATCCAGATCGAAGAAAAGGCTATCATCCGGATTGGAAAAGTTTGGTTTTTAACTACGGTCGAAATGAAGTTCGTGCTTTTTTAATCAGTAATGCTGTTTTTTGGCTTCAAAATTATCATGCTGACGGATTAAGAGTTGATGCAGTAGCTTCGATGTTATATCTTGATTATTCGAGAAATGACGGCGAATGGGAACCGAATATTTATGGCGGAAGAGAAAATTTAGATAGTATTAGCTTTCTTAAAGAATTCAATGAGGTAATCTATTCTAATTTTAATGGAATTCAGACAATTGCAGAAGAAAGTACATCTTTTCCAATGGTTTCGAGACCAACATCTTATGGAGGTTTAGGTTTTGGAATGAAATGGATGATGGGCTGGATGCATGATACGTTGAAATATTTCCAGAAAGAAACTGTTTATCGAAAATATCATCAAAACGATTTGACTTTTTCAATGACGTATGCTTTTACAGAAAATTTTATGCTTCCGTTTTCGCATGACGAAGTGGTCTATGGAAAAAAATCTCTTATTTATAAAATGCCTGGCGACGAATGGCAACGATTTGCTAATTTGAGATTGCTCTACGGCTATATGTTTACACATCCCGGAACGAAATTATTGTTTATGGGAGCAGAATTCGGGCAAAGCGATGAATGGAATTTTGAAAAGAGCTTAGATTGGCATTTACTTCAGTATGATTATCATTCAGGAATTAAAAAGGTGATTACAGATTTGAATCAACTATATAAATCTCAGCCAGCATTGTTCGAAAAACAATTTACAGGTGAAGGTTTTGAATGGATTAATTATTCTGATCATCAGAATGCTATTGTTTCTTTTATCCGAAAAGGAAATAATCCAGATGAAAATCTAGTTGTGGTTTGTAATTTTACTCAGGTTGTAAGAGAAAATTACAGAATTGGTATTTCTAAAAAAGGGAAATTAAAAGAGATTTTTAACAGTGATGCTAAAATCTATGGAGGAAGTGGTGTTGGCAATCCTACTTCCATAAAAATTGATATTTCTCCGTATGATGGAAGAGATTATTCTGTCGAATTGATTTTGCCACCTTTGAGTGTTACTGTTTATTCTTTTGAATAG